From Phycisphaerae bacterium, one genomic window encodes:
- a CDS encoding carbohydrate binding domain-containing protein, translated as MELRNEKKTAGIGCARILTSLIAILILSNCLKGVNVNILTNPGFESGTTGWAARGGSISAVTSPTPHSGTYCGRAYNRTATWNGIQQNVLGKMVVGQTYTVSGWVRTSSSASSTLHISFAKTDDNGTTYAWAASGTASSSGWVYISGSYTLNVTGTLTALLAYVEGPDSGIDIYVDDASVYGPEVGLPDPNATGSINTTVRHQVLEGFGAAGAWYEGTVLNYTEPTRTNLYNTMFRDLGLDIYRVRNTYDVDNGYITRSATIIQAAATSLGHPIRVMNSSWGPPAYLKSNNDYENGGTLIKDAYGNYKYAEFAQWWRDSLTAWSNAGVNTYYLNMQNEPQWSADWATCLWDPTENSTYAGYKQGFAALYANLNTMPDRPKLLAPESASLGGTAAYLNAFNSTDMSNTYGYAHHLYDGSADTPDQLVSAMATFKNQYGDKPIFQTEFSGGTTTTWTNAMNLAILMNNCLTVENVSAYLYWDLFWASPSGLISLTTPNYTINPVYYAFKHYSYFTDPIWQRVDTGTSTSNVRMSAFISPDNSQLSVVIINTSTSSININLSFTGFTIEDGNVYRSSSTQNCINIGTFNPAGPLTLPASSITTLSLSSGTVDTTPPAAPTGLSATGGESMVTLNWNDNTEIDLAGYNVYRSTTSGSGYSKINSSLLSSSNYTDNAVTPYVTYYYVVTAADTSANESGNSSQASAMPTDTTPPAAPAGLTATAGDGTVLLNWNDNSESDLGGYNVYRSTTSGSGYSKLNSSLMSSSDYIDSPVTNGITYYYVVTAEDIFSNESGYVSEISAMPNASTIYSFAGITAANTNYNAYACDVDLFPFAGSSANRNTMAEATDSQYTNISTDDTTEWETVNPDSGDKIFLWIEMKINELPADITQINLTFDGYTDDTSTVTHRIYVMKAGADWIQSASWVQVGTDQSISPSTYASMTRSITSSITDYIDGTGKIVWGVYETTSAQVMHINYLEMAVLANSDTTPPASPTGLSATAGNGTILLDWNNNPEPDMAGYNVYRSTTSGSGYNKLNSSLLSSSDYIDNTVTNGIIYYYVVTAVDTHDNESDYSSQTSSVPDYQNCADVQAGGYKLLSDLNGDCYVNFEDLQTMSNYWLSTDCAANNNCDGADFEPIDGRVDFLDFSDFAEQWMQCNSPVDLNCTANW; from the coding sequence ATGGAATTGAGAAACGAGAAAAAAACAGCCGGCATCGGATGCGCTCGAATACTAACTTCTCTTATAGCAATTCTCATCTTATCTAATTGCCTTAAAGGGGTAAATGTAAATATTCTCACTAATCCCGGTTTTGAAAGCGGCACAACCGGTTGGGCAGCCCGAGGCGGTTCAATCAGTGCCGTTACCTCACCTACTCCCCATAGCGGTACTTACTGCGGACGAGCTTATAATAGAACCGCAACATGGAATGGAATACAGCAAAACGTGCTCGGCAAAATGGTAGTAGGTCAAACTTATACAGTTTCCGGCTGGGTCAGAACCAGCAGTTCTGCCAGTTCTACTTTACATATATCTTTTGCAAAAACAGATGACAATGGTACCACTTATGCATGGGCCGCTTCAGGTACCGCAAGCAGCAGCGGCTGGGTTTATATCTCCGGCAGTTACACCTTGAATGTAACCGGAACACTCACAGCATTACTTGCATACGTTGAAGGGCCGGATTCAGGAATAGATATTTACGTTGATGATGCCAGTGTTTATGGTCCGGAGGTAGGCCTGCCAGATCCAAATGCGACGGGCAGCATAAATACAACTGTTCGCCATCAGGTTTTGGAAGGTTTCGGCGCCGCCGGCGCCTGGTACGAAGGAACCGTTTTGAATTATACAGAACCCACAAGGACGAACCTTTATAATACAATGTTTCGCGATTTAGGCCTCGATATATATAGGGTTCGCAATACTTACGATGTAGATAATGGTTATATTACACGTTCAGCCACAATAATTCAGGCTGCCGCGACATCTTTAGGCCATCCCATAAGAGTCATGAATTCTTCCTGGGGGCCGCCTGCGTATCTTAAAAGTAATAACGATTATGAAAATGGCGGAACTTTAATCAAAGACGCTTATGGTAATTACAAGTATGCCGAATTCGCACAATGGTGGAGAGACAGTTTAACCGCGTGGTCAAATGCCGGCGTTAATACATACTATTTAAATATGCAAAACGAACCGCAATGGTCGGCAGACTGGGCCACCTGCCTGTGGGACCCGACAGAAAATTCAACTTATGCCGGTTATAAACAGGGATTTGCCGCTTTGTATGCCAATCTTAATACAATGCCTGATCGGCCAAAGCTTCTCGCACCTGAAAGCGCCAGTTTAGGCGGTACGGCGGCTTATTTAAATGCATTTAATTCTACGGATATGTCTAATACTTACGGCTATGCACATCATCTTTATGACGGCAGTGCCGATACACCCGACCAACTTGTTTCAGCAATGGCCACATTTAAAAATCAGTACGGTGATAAACCCATTTTCCAAACTGAATTTTCCGGCGGTACTACTACAACATGGACAAACGCGATGAATCTTGCGATTTTGATGAACAACTGTTTAACAGTTGAAAATGTTTCCGCTTATCTATATTGGGATTTATTCTGGGCCTCGCCCTCCGGGCTTATAAGCCTTACAACCCCTAACTATACAATTAATCCTGTTTATTATGCATTTAAACATTATTCATACTTTACCGACCCCATCTGGCAGCGTGTAGATACCGGCACCAGCACATCGAATGTGAGAATGTCTGCCTTCATCAGCCCCGATAACAGCCAATTAAGCGTGGTTATAATTAATACTTCCACCAGTTCCATTAACATCAATCTTTCCTTCACGGGATTTACCATAGAGGACGGTAATGTTTACCGGTCAAGTTCGACACAAAATTGCATCAACATCGGCACTTTTAATCCTGCCGGCCCTCTGACACTGCCGGCAAGTTCCATTACGACTCTGTCGCTTTCCTCCGGCACAGTGGACACGACACCTCCGGCAGCACCTACGGGACTTTCGGCAACGGGCGGCGAATCTATGGTAACGCTTAACTGGAACGACAATACTGAAATAGACCTGGCAGGCTACAACGTATATCGTTCCACAACATCAGGCAGCGGCTACAGCAAAATAAACAGCTCGCTTTTGAGCAGTTCGAATTATACCGATAACGCTGTCACTCCCTATGTAACTTATTACTATGTCGTCACGGCGGCAGATACTTCAGCTAACGAATCCGGTAATTCAAGCCAGGCTTCGGCCATGCCAACCGATACAACACCTCCGGCAGCACCTGCGGGCCTGACGGCAACGGCAGGCGATGGAACAGTTTTGCTGAACTGGAACGACAACAGTGAAAGCGACTTGGGCGGTTATAATGTATATCGTTCGACAACTTCGGGCAGCGGCTACAGCAAGCTGAACAGTTCTCTAATGAGCAGCTCGGATTACATCGACAGTCCCGTCACAAATGGAATAACCTATTATTATGTCGTAACAGCGGAAGATATATTCTCAAATGAATCAGGCTATGTAAGCGAAATATCAGCGATGCCGAACGCATCAACCATTTACAGCTTTGCGGGTATAACCGCGGCAAACACGAATTATAACGCTTACGCCTGTGATGTGGATTTATTCCCGTTTGCAGGAAGTTCCGCAAACAGAAACACGATGGCAGAGGCGACTGACTCACAGTATACCAATATTTCCACTGACGATACAACAGAGTGGGAAACTGTCAACCCCGACTCAGGCGACAAGATATTTCTCTGGATAGAAATGAAAATCAATGAACTTCCCGCCGATATCACACAGATTAATCTGACCTTCGACGGCTATACAGACGACACCAGCACCGTGACTCACAGAATATATGTTATGAAAGCAGGAGCCGACTGGATACAAAGCGCTTCGTGGGTGCAGGTCGGCACCGACCAGAGTATTTCGCCAAGCACATACGCATCGATGACCCGCTCCATTACTTCCAGTATCACTGATTATATTGACGGGACAGGCAAAATAGTCTGGGGAGTGTATGAAACTACATCTGCCCAGGTAATGCATATCAACTATCTGGAAATGGCCGTCCTGGCGAACAGCGACACGACACCTCCTGCGTCGCCGACAGGTTTATCAGCAACAGCAGGCAATGGAACAATTTTACTCGACTGGAATAACAACCCGGAGCCGGACATGGCAGGCTATAATGTATATCGCTCGACAACTTCGGGCAGCGGCTACAACAAGCTGAACAGTTCTCTGCTAAGCAGCTCGGATTATATTGACAATACAGTTACCAATGGAATTATCTATTATTATGTCGTAACAGCAGTTGATACTCATGACAATGAGTCAGACTACTCAAGCCAAACCTCATCTGTACCAGATTATCAAAATTGCGCGGATGTCCAGGCCGGCGGATATAAGCTCTTGTCAGACCTTAACGGCGACTGTTACGTTAATTTTGAAGATCTGCAAACTATGTCCAATTATTGGCTGAGTACCGATTGTGCCGCAAACAATAATTGTGATGGCGCTGATTTTGAGCCGATAGACGGCAGGGTTGACTTCCTCGATTTCAGCGATTTCGCCGAGCAGTGGATGCAGTGCAACAGCCCTGTCGATTTGAACTGCACAGCAAACTGGTAA
- a CDS encoding endo-1,4-beta-xylanase has product MFKNLGRCLFLTVVISSIAFGDWKSDANTRIENIRKRNLEISVVNSLGQPVGGITVQIKQIKHRFAFGTCIAYSPLLNNAAYRDFILGHFNWAVCENETKWGSNEPTRDNETYAQADYIYDWCNTNGIKMRGHCLFWEQVNGNFPEWLEDLPYATYPASSEMLSEVDERLTSAVNHFKGKFYNWDVDNEMLTDSFFTSRLGNAGIVHMFNAAKALDPDCGMFMNEYNGNSFGGYSSVNYVNRATTLIGLGATIDGYGIQGHLAENTSFQPQSYYDSVLQPLAVFGKPIWATEFDASHTDATISADNIENYLRICFSHANVEGIMFWGFMDGQMWRSNAALCTSTGSLTTQGVRYEAVMDEWTTEDSDTTDIDGNADFRGFYGTYEITLRSAGQSDETYTIELEPGATTALFEIQTNLTPPEPEYIPPTPNPMTWSSTPTATGQSTITMTATIATDDSMPVQYYFECTNDSSKNSGWQASTTYIAAGLSPSTLYTFRVKARDNALIPNETELSAPASARTMAPGANVELLGSWATGLNHAKEPGQNRILVFVAHGLSWGGADLTSVSYGGKPMTKVLEVDAGSSFGYQVAVFVLHDAYITSAIATNFSPSWTSTWGSYSYSSAFFSNVNQASLIGAYAGNNTASGTTITTSPLATDQGDMVIVAATGGAAGSYTLNNGFTEGTDQQFGSYWYATGVTGHKLGTGAPETPSATFSSSSEQAILGIVIKAVLPTYQTCTDVQNGGLALLSDISGDCYVNFGDLEIMSDYWLSNDCAANNNCEGADFEPIDGTVDFLDFGDFAVQWMQCNDPQGLNCIQNW; this is encoded by the coding sequence ATGTTTAAAAATTTAGGCAGATGTTTATTTTTAACTGTTGTTATTTCATCGATTGCTTTTGGCGACTGGAAAAGCGACGCTAATACGAGAATCGAAAACATACGCAAACGAAATCTTGAGATTTCAGTTGTTAATTCGCTCGGTCAGCCGGTTGGCGGAATTACGGTGCAGATAAAGCAGATTAAGCATCGCTTCGCATTCGGCACCTGCATCGCTTATTCACCATTGCTTAACAACGCCGCTTACAGAGATTTCATTCTCGGCCACTTCAATTGGGCGGTCTGCGAAAACGAGACTAAATGGGGTTCCAATGAACCTACACGTGATAATGAGACCTATGCACAGGCGGACTATATCTACGATTGGTGCAACACCAACGGAATCAAAATGCGAGGCCATTGTCTCTTTTGGGAACAGGTTAACGGTAATTTCCCAGAATGGCTTGAGGACCTGCCTTATGCAACGTATCCGGCCTCCAGCGAAATGCTGAGCGAAGTTGATGAACGTCTCACCAGTGCTGTAAACCATTTTAAAGGCAAATTCTACAACTGGGACGTCGATAATGAAATGCTTACCGATAGTTTCTTCACCAGTCGTCTCGGCAACGCGGGAATAGTTCATATGTTCAATGCCGCTAAAGCACTGGACCCCGATTGCGGGATGTTTATGAACGAATACAACGGCAATTCTTTCGGCGGTTATTCATCAGTCAATTATGTAAACCGCGCCACCACCCTGATTGGTCTGGGGGCGACAATCGACGGCTACGGCATCCAGGGGCATCTCGCAGAAAATACCAGCTTTCAACCCCAAAGTTATTATGATAGCGTCCTCCAGCCGCTGGCAGTATTTGGTAAGCCTATCTGGGCCACCGAATTCGATGCCTCGCATACAGACGCAACCATATCGGCTGATAACATCGAGAACTACCTGCGTATATGCTTCAGTCATGCCAATGTTGAAGGCATAATGTTTTGGGGTTTTATGGATGGCCAGATGTGGCGCAGCAACGCAGCCCTTTGTACTTCTACCGGATCTCTCACTACACAGGGCGTTCGATATGAAGCCGTGATGGACGAATGGACGACTGAAGATAGCGACACTACCGATATAGATGGAAATGCGGACTTCAGAGGTTTTTACGGAACTTACGAGATAACACTCCGCTCAGCAGGCCAGAGCGACGAAACATATACAATCGAACTGGAGCCGGGAGCAACTACCGCATTATTTGAGATTCAAACGAATCTTACTCCTCCGGAGCCGGAATATATTCCTCCGACGCCCAACCCGATGACCTGGAGTTCTACGCCGACGGCAACCGGTCAGTCTACAATCACTATGACCGCAACAATCGCAACGGATGATTCTATGCCGGTGCAATATTATTTCGAATGCACAAACGACAGCAGCAAAAACAGCGGCTGGCAGGCAAGCACTACATACATAGCAGCCGGTTTAAGCCCGAGTACTTTATATACATTCAGAGTCAAGGCCCGTGATAACGCTTTGATTCCGAATGAAACTGAATTATCAGCCCCCGCATCTGCCAGAACTATGGCGCCGGGAGCAAATGTCGAGCTTCTCGGCTCATGGGCTACAGGATTAAATCATGCAAAAGAACCAGGCCAGAACCGTATTCTCGTCTTTGTAGCGCATGGATTATCCTGGGGCGGCGCAGATCTTACTTCGGTCAGTTATGGCGGCAAGCCAATGACAAAGGTTCTTGAAGTTGACGCAGGCTCTTCATTTGGTTATCAGGTTGCAGTTTTTGTCCTCCATGATGCGTACATCACATCCGCAATTGCGACTAATTTCAGTCCAAGCTGGACTTCCACATGGGGCAGCTACTCATATTCAAGCGCGTTTTTCTCGAACGTCAACCAGGCATCTCTTATTGGTGCGTATGCCGGAAATAATACTGCAAGCGGGACAACTATTACGACATCTCCCCTTGCAACCGACCAGGGCGATATGGTTATTGTCGCAGCTACCGGCGGCGCCGCCGGTTCATACACTTTAAACAACGGTTTCACAGAAGGAACAGATCAGCAGTTTGGCAGTTATTGGTATGCAACCGGCGTGACCGGCCACAAATTAGGAACTGGTGCCCCCGAAACTCCCAGTGCGACTTTTTCCTCTTCATCTGAACAGGCAATCCTCGGAATAGTTATAAAAGCCGTTTTGCCGACATATCAAACCTGTACAGATGTTCAAAACGGCGGTTTGGCATTATTGTCAGACATTAGCGGCGACTGCTACGTCAACTTCGGCGACCTTGAAATAATGTCCGACTACTGGCTCAGTAACGATTGCGCTGCAAACAATAATTGTGAAGGTGCCGACTTCGAACCGATTGACGGCACTGTTGATTTTCTTGATTTCGGCGATTTTGCAGTGCAGTGGATGCAGTGTAACGACCCGCAGGGTTTAAATTGTATACAGAATTGGTAA
- a CDS encoding right-handed parallel beta-helix repeat-containing protein: protein MKRGNPYFYCVILCVVFYSLPLAAQPSGGPYGPIQQNYDLPKVEGKIYYAATDGKSDASGETLEQPTTLEDALKRVVTGDAIVMRGGTYRTGGLLLNQGITIQPYKDEQPVLKGTFVANQWEHLRNGLWKTSWPTLFPARPADWWIRQRFGKETPMHRFNNDMVFVDGKFLQSAGWEGELDANSFFVDYDANAVFINFDPTDKLVEITAFSNALTRITKDCHGKTSDRKGLILRGIIFTQYAYRAMEIQGTSPEGLADESTFGKEVVGTTIENCTISYCSRVAAYLRGDKLTLRNCLVSDTSTEGIFIISSSDVLLEKNIFRRNNIEKITGYYPAAVKIFNQCYRVTCRDNLVIEQPNSNGIWYDVGNVDGVFCDNWIEGVGNIKERITTEHFWPSNSGFFFEISKGAICAGNVFVNCDQGIRVLNSSNVEVYNNTLVNSPVFFGRTDRTAVGDHFGWHPSTGPDVNDRDGHTFVNNLLTADENYKGPLLVFWQMPSLCQRLNKPQIKKLDNNAYVQCAEGSPRMIYWSPAPDSNCQTFFDSPQALNKMYPDFSANSRNLVNYKGPLFKSSELGNYELLQAFDASKTAAKIPSEIGRILSLSETDTPFIGAYQPIR from the coding sequence ATGAAGCGAGGCAATCCTTATTTTTACTGCGTTATTCTATGCGTAGTGTTTTATTCACTGCCTTTAGCAGCACAACCTTCCGGCGGGCCTTATGGACCGATTCAGCAAAATTATGATTTACCCAAAGTTGAGGGCAAAATTTACTATGCGGCGACAGATGGAAAGTCCGATGCGTCAGGCGAAACGCTCGAGCAGCCCACGACTCTCGAAGATGCTCTAAAACGGGTAGTAACCGGCGATGCAATCGTGATGCGGGGAGGCACCTATCGTACAGGCGGCTTGCTGTTGAACCAGGGAATTACCATACAGCCCTATAAGGACGAACAACCTGTTCTAAAAGGAACCTTCGTTGCAAACCAGTGGGAACATCTGAGAAACGGATTATGGAAAACCTCCTGGCCGACTTTATTTCCCGCCAGGCCCGCTGACTGGTGGATCCGCCAGCGTTTCGGCAAAGAAACTCCAATGCACCGTTTTAATAACGATATGGTATTCGTGGACGGTAAATTTTTACAATCGGCCGGCTGGGAAGGCGAACTTGATGCAAATTCTTTTTTCGTTGATTACGACGCCAACGCGGTTTTTATAAATTTCGACCCCACAGACAAATTAGTCGAAATCACCGCTTTTAGCAATGCTCTTACCCGAATAACAAAAGATTGCCACGGCAAAACATCAGACCGAAAAGGTTTAATACTTCGCGGCATTATATTTACTCAATACGCTTACCGTGCAATGGAAATACAGGGAACAAGCCCCGAAGGTTTGGCCGATGAGTCAACATTTGGAAAAGAAGTGGTTGGAACAACAATTGAGAATTGCACCATTTCTTATTGTTCCCGCGTCGCCGCATACCTGCGAGGAGATAAATTAACGCTGCGGAATTGCCTGGTGAGCGACACCAGCACAGAAGGAATTTTTATTATAAGCTCGTCCGATGTCCTGCTGGAAAAGAATATCTTCAGACGCAACAATATCGAGAAAATCACCGGATATTATCCCGCCGCGGTTAAAATTTTTAATCAATGCTATCGAGTAACGTGCCGCGATAATCTGGTTATAGAGCAGCCGAATTCAAATGGTATCTGGTATGATGTCGGCAATGTCGACGGCGTGTTTTGCGACAACTGGATTGAGGGTGTGGGCAATATTAAGGAACGGATTACCACCGAGCATTTCTGGCCGAGCAATAGCGGCTTCTTTTTCGAAATCTCAAAAGGAGCGATTTGTGCCGGAAACGTGTTTGTAAATTGCGACCAGGGTATTCGAGTATTAAACAGTTCAAATGTTGAAGTTTATAACAATACATTAGTAAACAGTCCGGTATTCTTTGGACGCACCGACAGAACTGCCGTCGGCGACCATTTCGGCTGGCATCCGAGTACCGGCCCGGATGTCAATGACCGCGATGGCCACACATTTGTAAATAACCTGCTTACTGCGGATGAAAATTATAAGGGACCTCTTTTGGTTTTCTGGCAGATGCCCTCCTTATGCCAGCGCCTGAATAAGCCGCAGATTAAAAAACTCGATAATAATGCGTATGTGCAGTGTGCAGAAGGCTCGCCGCGTATGATTTATTGGAGTCCTGCCCCTGACAGTAATTGCCAGACATTTTTCGATTCGCCCCAGGCTTTGAACAAAATGTATCCCGATTTTTCAGCTAACAGTCGAAATTTAGTAAATTATAAAGGCCCATTATTCAAGAGTTCCGAGCTGGGCAATTATGAATTGCTGCAGGCTTTTGACGCATCAAAAACGGCGGCTAAGATTCCATCGGAAATCGGCAGGATTCTCAGCCTGTCTGAAACTGACACCCCGTTTATTGGAGCTTACCAGCCGATTCGATAA